GCGAAACGACGTCGCAGCGAAGAGAGTGACGCTAAGAGAACACACCACCAGCGCGACAGCGATTCCGATGGTGCAGTGCCGaagcatcaccaccaccaccatcatcaccacaaAAAGCCTGCTGTAAAACTGGACGACGAGTCACAGGACAGTGTTACCGGAGTGTGCACGCTGAAAGAAGGGTCTCTCAAGTTGAAGATATCTCTCCACAGGCCTCCTTCATCACTGCCCACTACTCCTGATGGAGATAGCTTGGTTCCTGCACCATTATCTCGTGCTGGCGATAAGGATGAGAAGCCCGTCGACAATGGGGTGAGCGATCGACAAGAAGTGGTCAACATGGAGCACGCGGAGAGTAATGGGGTTGAGAAACACGTTCCCTTAGTTTTGTGCACTCCCAAAGCCTCCTCGGAACAAGGAAGAGAACAGGAAGAAACCAACGACGAGGTGCAGCTATCGGGAAGAACAACGGCGCGAAAGAGCAAGGTGCCCGGCCACTTCGTGGCCCCCGAACCCAAAACGGCCAGGCGTACCCTGCTCCCAGACCTCAACAAGCTCCGCAAGCCGAGGACCAACCAATCGACGCAACCCGTCGCGCATCGGGGTGATCCCAAGTTCCGGGGCACCATCTTGGACAGCGGACTTCTCGCGCGACCGCCGGACACTTTCCACCACCTCCAGGTGACCGTGGGCCAGAACGGCGGCAGGGGCATCGTCAATCACGCGTCCATCCTCAACCATCCCAGCGTTCACTCGCGAATGTTTGCGGAGAGTTTCTCGAAAAAAAACAATGTTCGCAGTCCTCCGCCGATCGGTGAAGTGCAACGAAAGCCGTCGCTGCCTGCCCCTCGGGATCACCAGCCTCTGGACTTGTCGACGGCAGGTTACCCCAACGCGACGGTTTCGCGGCAGAAAGCAGCCACTGCCAGTTACGTTCCTCCTATTGGAGTGTTCTACCTGAAGCCCCACAGTCGGAAGCGCCTGGACGATGTCGTCAAGAGGCTGTGGGCGCGGCACGGAACAAACAATCAGGTGCCGGCCGTGCTGCCGCAGGCGGGCAGTGTATAGCGCGAGAgtctctgttttgtttttttttgtttcgtttccaTTTCGCAACTGACGAGTTATCGACGGGTTTTGTGATGCTGTTCGTTTTATCACCTTTGTACCAAATAAAGTGAATTGGGGGAGTTTTTGCTATGCACCCGAGAGGTTTCGTAACTGTGTTTGGGGCGAATAAGCGAGGACGGGAAGCATAGTCGCGAAGGAGTGAAAAATATAGGTGTCGGTATGAGATGCAATAGCGGTAGAGTAACATACGCCAATCTGTGTGTTCCCGCACTGGCCTAAATCTTGTAAAAGACAACGTATCTCTCGTACGAGTACAATATTTGTTAAACACACCTCTAGTAATCAGGTGGTAAGTTTGGGTCCAGCAAATGTGCAGCATATAAAAACAATCTACACGCACGTTTTCTAATAATCTTTATGGAGCGTTCCCAatctttcaaaaaaaaaaaaaatttgcccCAGACCGAGAGAGAAATGTTTAGCGGTCTCCTCATGCTGATGTTAACTGTCACATTTTTGTGCTATTTTGTGATGGCTTAATTTTTGCATAGTTAATTAGCATGGCTAATTAGGTTTTCATACTAACTTACCTGTCAGGGTAACATTGCCTTAGATAATAAGAAGGCTTGCTTTGAGAGAGCCATGTAGAGTGAGCAAAATACAAAGCTGGGTGGACAGAAGATAGTATGGCATACAGTTAGTTTGCAGGATAGTCTGGCATGTTCGTCTTGTTAGTTTGGACAACAGTTCCGCTTTTTTTGTTTCTACGGCGTTCGCGTGAGATGCCATCTTTGTGGATTCTTCGGCACCACATTCGGGGCACCAGCAGTAACACACCACGTGCGCATGCAGTAACGGCATGTTACGACATGGATTGCTTGCCATGGAGAAGCGAGCAAATTTTGACCCTTCAAAAGTTTGGCAGGAAAATTTTGTTGTCTCATCATTTGTTAGCACATCTGCATTGTGATTTCCACATTACTCATTTCGTCATCGTCGACGTTCCAATCTGGCAGCCGGCACATAATGCATTTTTCAAGCTCGACTTCACAGGTGTGTAATGCCATCCCTGTAATACTAAAGTTTTAATAGCAGCTACTTCCTTTTCCTGTCTTCATGTCACATGTCCTTCCCTCCATATCATACTGCagtaaacaaaaaagaaaaagaggcacTTCAAAATAATTAGGGAAAATTTTTAAGGCTTTTCAAGGATCCACATGGGCTTTTAAGGGTAATATTGAAAGTAATACCTCTGTGTTTACAACTGGTTCTGTACATGCCACTACAGGACACGTCATTATAGAACTAATTAGAAACTATCAAAGCAAAACAGCTGTTACAACTCTTCACATTGAATGCGATAGCCTTCGTGATTTTACTACGACGCTTGGAAGGTATGCTTTCTGGGCATACTCCATCATTACGTGCACTTCACAGCAGTGTCACTAGCTATAGATATAAGGTCAGGCAGGACTGAACATCTGCACGCAGGTGGGCAGACTTGCTTCTCTATGAACAATTGCCAGACGACATTTAGGAGAAATGCTATCGGGAAGTATTAGTAATGAGACATGCACATGTAGATACATGCTCATAGTTTTCTCAGTATGACTAGAGGAGGAGCAATGCCAGTCTACATTTGGTCTTGTACTCGGACACACTGATACGGAATGGCTAGTCCAGCAGGAAGACTGAGGGGATGCTTGAAGTCCTGGCGTCGTTCATTAATAGTTATTGTGAAGAAATACTCCAAGAATTCAAAGGTAGCTTCAAATTCAAGAGCTTTCAAGGTCTTGAAATATTGACTTACAGGTTCAAGGGTGCTCAAGGGTGCTCAAGGCCCCTGAACTTCTACCAACAGGTTACCCTAAGTAACAGGCTACTGTACTATGAATGTTACCAAATCACCTGCAAAAGGTGGCAAAACGATTTCATTTTCCTCGCCTGCACATGCACATAAAAAATCTTCAATATCGCTAACACAGATGTAGTGCCAGAACATTGTTTACTGTGAAACATTTCTTAATGTTTTCTTGCATATTGTACAGAATCGTACGATTTGTATCACTTGATCCAAATCACCATTTTAGAGCACACGTTGAGGATCCTTACTTGCTTGGGAGCTACACAGCCTGGGACAGTTCTCTCAGTTGCACTCGAATGTTGGTTACGTTTCGGTTTTAAAAGATACTTCGAGAGAGAGTCACTGATCACTGCCAAAATGAAAAACGATTGAAGGACATGCACGTGATTAAAGGGACAGTTTGAAGCTGTTGAATGAATCTGATATTACAGTTGTATGTGACCATAAGACACACGTAGATGCCTTACACAAACGTTTATCCAGCAGGACgccatcttttttctttttttcagacaAGAAAAAACTAGTGGGTCTCACGGTGCTGTAAGCATGCCCTTTTTCATATGGCTTTTTCAGTATGGAGTACCTCCACATGCTAGCCCGCATTTatactgttttatcacttttatGGTTAAGGAAACGATGAAACGATTTCCATGTATTGGGCCGACTGGAGGGTACTTTCACGTGGTATCACATTATGTGTTGCCCAAAGCAGATTGAGATGCTGGGATTGATACTATAGGAACTGCACATGAATCGCAGGTTAGTGAGTAACATAACGGCCCTCTTTGATGTTTCTTTACAGCAACTTGCTTCGTACCTCTCGATGAAGAGGACGGTAAATTAGATTTTCTGTTACAGATTTAGATTCTCACACGAAATTTTCAATAACTCTATCCATAACGCAC
This portion of the Ornithodoros turicata isolate Travis chromosome 3, ASM3712646v1, whole genome shotgun sequence genome encodes:
- the LOC135389925 gene encoding uncharacterized protein LOC135389925 encodes the protein MRPSRVRILYDSYQEGRESSFRLISRQRYHDVFVFECISRNRSPAFCEAQLALATCAGVHECTRLFKAYRVSISTGCFRCSGQTGPRVGATYVMLDPSLAPAMPVHLSEMSAAKRRRSEESDAKRTHHQRDSDSDGAVPKHHHHHHHHHKKPAVKLDDESQDSVTGVCTLKEGSLKLKISLHRPPSSLPTTPDGDSLVPAPLSRAGDKDEKPVDNGVSDRQEVVNMEHAESNGVEKHVPLVLCTPKASSEQGREQEETNDEVQLSGRTTARKSKVPGHFVAPEPKTARRTLLPDLNKLRKPRTNQSTQPVAHRGDPKFRGTILDSGLLARPPDTFHHLQVTVGQNGGRGIVNHASILNHPSVHSRMFAESFSKKNNVRSPPPIGEVQRKPSLPAPRDHQPLDLSTAGYPNATVSRQKAATASYVPPIGVFYLKPHSRKRLDDVVKRLWARHGTNNQVPAVLPQAGSV